In Equus caballus isolate H_3958 breed thoroughbred chromosome 7, TB-T2T, whole genome shotgun sequence, one DNA window encodes the following:
- the ADAT3 gene encoding probable inactive tRNA-specific adenosine deaminase-like protein 3: protein MDPAPGAAEQRGDQEAGSPEREPAPWQALPVLSEQQCGAVELVLAYAAPVLDKRQTSRLLKEVSAVHPLPAQSHLKRVRPSRDASRPHTLEMLLCLAEPAVGARSLAELLPWPAVDARGLGQPFLVPVPARPPLTRGQFEEARAHWPTSFHEDRQVTCALAGRLFSAQERAAMQGHMERAIRAAQQAAARGLRAVGAVVVDPASDRVLATGHDCRSPATPLLHATMVCIDLVAQGQGRGTYDLRPHPACSFAPAASAQAVRVGSVRKLDEDVDTDEDGLPYVCTGYDLYITREPCAMCAMALVHSRVQRVFYGAPSPDGALGTRLRLHARPDLNHRFQVFRGVLEAACRRLDPDT from the coding sequence ATGGACCCCGCCCCGGGCGCCGCAGAGCAGCGTGGGGACCAGGAGGCCGGGAGCCCGGAGCGAGAACCCGCGCCATGGCAGGCCCTCCCGGTCCTGTCTGAACAGCAGTGCGGGGCCGTGGAGCTGGTGCTGGCCTACGCTGCACCCGTCCTCGACAAGCGCCAGACCTCACGGCTTCTCAAGGAGGTGTCAGCTGTCCACCCGCTGCCCGCGCAGTCCCACCTCAAGAGGGTGCGGCCGAGCCGCGATGCCAGCCGCCCGCACACGCTGGAGATGCTGCTGTGCCTGGCGGAGCCTGCCGTGGGCGCGCGCTCGCTCGCTGAGCTCCTGCCGTGGCCAGCCGTGGACGCCCGTGGCCTGGGACAGCCCTTCCTGGTGCCCGTGCCTGCCCGGCCGCCCCTGACCAGGGGCCAGTTTGAGGAGGCCCGTGCCCACTGGCCCACATCCTTCCACGAGGACAGGCAGGTGACCTGTGCCCTGGCCGGGCGGCTCTTCTCAGCACAGGAGCGGGCTGCGATGCAGGGCCACATGGAGCGGGCTATCCGGGCGGCGCAGCAGGCGGCCGCGAGGGGCCTGAGGGCCGTGGGGGCCGTGGTGGTGGACCCAGCCTCAGACCGTGTGCTGGCCACGGGCCACGACTGCCGCAGCCCGGCCACCCCCCTGCTGCACGCCACCATGGTGTGCATCGACCTGGTGGCCCAGGGCCAGGGCCGCGGCACCTACGACCTCAGGCCCCACCCCGCCTGCTCCTTCGCCCCGGCCGCCAGCGCCCAGGCCGTCCGCGTGGGCTCCGTGCGCAAGCTGGACGAGGACGTGGACACGGATGAGGACGGCCTCCCCTACGTGTGCACCGGCTACGACCTCTACATCACCCGCGAGCCCTGTGCCATGTGCGCCATGGCCCTGGTGCACTCCCGCGTGCAGCGCGTCTTCTACGGCGCGCCCTCGCCCGACGGCGCCCTGGGCACCCGCCTCCGTCTCCACGCCCGGCCCGACCTCAACCACCGCTTCCAGGTGTTCCGCGGCGTGCTGGAGGCCGCGTGCCGCCGGCTGGACCCTGACACGTAG